The Cannabis sativa cultivar Pink pepper isolate KNU-18-1 chromosome 8, ASM2916894v1, whole genome shotgun sequence genomic interval ACTTGATGAAAGCTCTATACATCAAATATCTCTACAGccaaaaaacatgaaaaattaattcaaattcatCATGCATTATAcccaaaagaaagaaagaaagaaagaaaatatgatgatgatgatcagtAGTGTGTCTTCATGATTTgctacaaaagaaaaataattcatcatcaaaatatatattgtggaatattatttttttttgttcattttcAATTCTTCACTGAAAATAATTATGCTGTTCTGGCCACGGCCAGAAGCTAGGTTGTTGATCATCAACCCCGGCTGCGGCCGTGGCAGAATCTGCTGCAGTCGCGGCTGCAGCAGCAGAATTGTTGTTATTGACAAACAAGTTGCAAAAGCTTTCTTCGGATTGCACCATTTGATGgtgatgatgttgatgatgaGGAGGAGGAGGTGCAGCAGAGTGGTGCTTATTATTGAGGAAATCTGACCTTGATGATGAGCCTTGGAGAAGTTGAGTTATGGAAGATGGTCTAAGAGTTGAAGGGAAAAGGTTTTGTACTAGTTGAGAAGAATTAGCTGATGAAGTAGTAGTTGTAGTAGCTGTATTAGTAGTAGTGTTTATTAATGGTGGCCTTGAAATATCTAAGTTGACATCTGAACTGTTTTGGTCACTACTTCCATTACTCCATGACCCTTGATCAGCTGCTTCCTTCTTAAAGTTTTCATATTGATCatggtgttgttgttgttgttgatgttgatgatgatgatcattgCTACCTTTCAATGATGATAACtgtgatatatatatttcaatccaattaatattattaattattaagaaaCTATCTAGTTGAGAAAGCCActagattaattaaataataacataTTTGTATTCCTCTGATCAGATGCACATCAAACTACTGACACTAtataattctaaatatataaataagagaaattaaaattaagggtaaaaaaaatacatacaataGATTCACGGACTCCATATGGTGCAGCCATATTTTCTAGAATTAGGTATGTTTAATTACATTAAATTTCCCATCTAATTAAAAAGTATGTATATTTAATCATACATATACATGTGCCATGTAGTTAGTTGgtgtttatttatataatgGCCTAATCAAATATACTAAACTATGCATCAAAATTCCAAGATTAACTACTTTGAGTGGATCGAATCCCAGTTTGTTTGTGTAACTCAAAAATGTATTTACCAAATTTGATGATGAATTTATCATCAATAAAATTATCAGTACTCAATAAAAAGATGATGAACAACTCAAGTGGGTGGAATCCCAATTTAATTACCAGATTTGATGATGatgaattatattaaattaaaattaaaattaataaaatgattaattattaatgttattattacCTGTTGGTGAAGtttgttattctgatcttggaGAGAATCATTATCAGCCTTAAGAAGATCAAACTGTTTCTTCAAAACATCATAATCTCTCTCAAGTTGTTTTGTCTTCCACCTGGCTCTTCTGTTCTGAAACCAAATAGCAACTTGCCTAGGCTGAAGACCCAAAGCCTTA includes:
- the LOC115700384 gene encoding homeobox-leucine zipper protein HAT7, whose amino-acid sequence is MAYPPHSFIFQSHQEVDHHHPHFHGGINTNNNNNQQQQQQQQQQAAFMMKRSLSFSGVDDHHHHQNINTNNNSNKCNNNEDLLMLHGGGCGGGGEDELSDDGSQLGEKKKRLNLEQVKTLEKSFEMGNKLEPERKMQLAKALGLQPRQVAIWFQNRRARWKTKQLERDYDVLKKQFDLLKADNDSLQDQNNKLHQQLSSLKGSNDHHHQHQQQQQHHDQYENFKKEAADQGSWSNGSSDQNSSDVNLDISRPPLINTTTNTATTTTTSSANSSQLVQNLFPSTLRPSSITQLLQGSSSRSDFLNNKHHSAAPPPPHHQHHHHQMVQSEESFCNLFVNNNNSAAAAATAADSATAAAGVDDQQPSFWPWPEQHNYFQ